One stretch of Rhodoferax lithotrophicus DNA includes these proteins:
- the mnmG gene encoding tRNA uridine-5-carboxymethylaminomethyl(34) synthesis enzyme MnmG gives MLYPQHFDVIVVGGGHAGTEAALAAARMGCKTLLLSHNIETLGQMSCNPSIGGIGKGHLVKEVDALGGAMALATDEGGIQFRILNSSKGPAVRATRAQADRILYKAAIRRRLENQPNLWLFQQAVDDLMVEGDRVVGAVTQVGIRFRASTVVLTAGTFLDGKIHVGLNNYAAGRAGDPPAVSLSARLKELKLPQGRLKTGTPPRIDGRSIDFSQCTEQPGDGMPGGMSPVMPVFSFMGRPEMHPQQMPCWITHTNAHTHEIIRSGFDRSPMFTGKIEGVGPRYCPSVEDKINRFADKDSHQIFLEPEGLTTHEYYPNGISTSLPFDIQYALVRSMPGLENAHILRPGYAIEYDYFDPTQLKSSFETKVINGLFFAGQINGTTGYEEAAAQGLFAGINAALQVRAMGGGNVQACAAGRASYVGDSWLPARDQAYLGVMVDDLITQGVTEPYRMFTSRAEFRLQLREDNADARLTEVGRQLGLVDDVRWTAFNQKRDAVSRETERLRSLWVNPKNLEIAESERVLGKAIEHEYSLAELLRRPNVSYDALMSLDGGKYASAELPVGVSRETGVLSPEAAQAAAVIEQVEIAAKYSGYIDRQKDDVLRAAHYENLKLPQDLDYMQVSALSIEARQKLNRHRPETLGQASRISGITPASISLLTIHLKKTKFKGFDRLISESEGL, from the coding sequence ATGCTTTATCCACAACATTTCGACGTGATCGTCGTTGGCGGTGGCCATGCCGGCACCGAAGCCGCGCTGGCGGCGGCCCGTATGGGTTGTAAAACCCTGCTGCTGAGCCACAACATCGAAACCCTCGGGCAGATGAGTTGCAACCCCAGTATTGGCGGCATTGGCAAGGGCCACCTGGTGAAAGAGGTCGATGCCCTGGGTGGTGCCATGGCGCTGGCGACCGATGAAGGCGGCATTCAGTTCCGCATCCTCAATTCTTCCAAGGGTCCGGCGGTGCGGGCCACCCGCGCCCAGGCGGATCGCATCTTGTACAAGGCGGCGATACGCCGTCGTCTGGAAAATCAGCCCAACTTGTGGCTGTTTCAGCAGGCGGTGGATGACCTGATGGTGGAAGGAGACCGGGTGGTCGGGGCGGTCACGCAGGTCGGTATTCGATTCCGCGCCAGCACGGTGGTGCTGACTGCCGGGACATTTCTGGACGGCAAGATTCATGTCGGCCTGAACAACTATGCCGCTGGCCGTGCCGGTGATCCACCCGCCGTGTCTTTGAGTGCCCGCTTGAAAGAACTCAAACTGCCCCAAGGCCGCCTGAAAACCGGCACACCGCCGCGCATTGATGGCCGCAGTATTGACTTCAGCCAATGCACCGAGCAGCCCGGTGATGGCATGCCCGGTGGCATGAGTCCGGTCATGCCGGTGTTCAGCTTCATGGGGCGACCGGAGATGCACCCGCAGCAAATGCCATGCTGGATCACCCATACCAACGCACACACCCATGAAATCATCCGCAGCGGTTTTGATCGCAGTCCAATGTTCACCGGCAAGATTGAAGGGGTCGGGCCACGCTATTGCCCGAGTGTGGAAGACAAGATCAACCGCTTTGCCGACAAAGACAGTCACCAGATTTTTCTGGAACCCGAAGGGCTGACGACCCACGAGTATTACCCCAACGGCATTTCCACCAGTCTGCCGTTTGACATCCAGTACGCCTTGGTGCGTTCCATGCCGGGGCTGGAAAACGCGCACATTTTGCGGCCTGGTTATGCCATTGAATACGATTACTTTGACCCGACACAGCTCAAGAGCAGTTTTGAGACCAAGGTCATCAACGGCCTGTTTTTTGCCGGGCAGATCAACGGCACCACGGGTTACGAAGAAGCTGCTGCGCAAGGTTTGTTTGCCGGTATCAATGCGGCCTTGCAAGTACGTGCCATGGGGGGCGGAAATGTGCAAGCCTGTGCAGCGGGCCGTGCGTCTTATGTGGGAGACAGTTGGTTACCGGCACGGGATCAAGCGTATCTGGGTGTGATGGTCGATGACCTGATCACCCAGGGCGTGACCGAGCCCTACCGCATGTTCACCAGCCGGGCCGAGTTCCGGCTGCAACTGCGGGAAGACAATGCCGATGCCCGTCTGACCGAAGTGGGTCGCCAATTGGGCTTAGTCGATGATGTGCGCTGGACGGCATTCAACCAGAAGCGCGACGCTGTTTCACGTGAAACAGAGCGCTTGCGCTCCCTCTGGGTTAACCCCAAGAACCTGGAAATCGCCGAGTCTGAGCGGGTGTTGGGCAAGGCCATCGAGCACGAATACAGCCTGGCTGAACTGCTGCGCAGACCGAATGTGAGTTACGACGCGCTGATGTCGCTGGACGGTGGCAAGTACGCATCTGCTGAATTGCCGGTAGGTGTTTCACGTGAAACAGGTGTACTTTCACCCGAGGCTGCGCAGGCCGCTGCGGTGATCGAGCAGGTGGAAATAGCGGCCAAATACTCTGGTTATATCGACCGCCAAAAAGACGATGTGTTGCGTGCCGCCCATTATGAAAACCTGAAACTTCCGCAAGACCTGGACTACATGCAGGTAAGTGCTTTGAGTATTGAGGCGCGGCAAAAGCTCAACCGGCATCGACCCGAAACACTCGGGCAGGCCTCGCGCATCTCGGGCATTACCCCAGCGTCCATTTCGTTGTTGACCATCCATTTGAAGAAAACCAAATTCAAAGGCTTTGATCGGCTGATTTCTGAAAGTGAAGGCCTCTGA
- the rsmG gene encoding 16S rRNA (guanine(527)-N(7))-methyltransferase RsmG — MQALEPQLRSGLTALNLMLTEPQVAALMAYLALIQKWNKVYNLTAVRDPQEMLTHHLLDSLAVIAPLKRQLEAMPTAQADGWRLLDVGSGAGLPGVVIAICCPDIRVDCVDTVGKKAAFIQQAAMTLKLANLRGVHARVESLTEPYQVICSRAFASLLDFTNWSRQTLAEQGVWMGMKGKHPADEIAALPSSVEVFHVEQLEVPGLGAERCIVWMRRPG, encoded by the coding sequence ATGCAAGCCCTTGAACCTCAGTTGCGCAGTGGTCTGACCGCTTTAAATCTGATGCTGACAGAGCCTCAAGTGGCTGCGCTGATGGCGTATCTGGCGCTGATCCAGAAATGGAACAAGGTCTACAACCTGACGGCCGTGCGTGACCCGCAAGAGATGCTGACGCACCATCTGCTCGACAGTCTGGCCGTGATTGCACCGCTGAAGCGGCAACTTGAAGCCATGCCGACAGCCCAGGCTGATGGCTGGCGTTTGCTGGATGTGGGTTCTGGAGCTGGTTTGCCGGGTGTGGTGATTGCCATTTGTTGCCCGGACATTCGGGTCGATTGTGTGGATACGGTAGGCAAAAAAGCCGCCTTCATTCAGCAAGCTGCGATGACGCTCAAGCTTGCCAATTTGCGTGGTGTGCATGCCCGGGTGGAAAGTTTGACCGAGCCCTACCAGGTGATCTGCTCGCGGGCCTTTGCCTCGTTGCTGGATTTCACTAACTGGTCGCGCCAGACGCTGGCCGAGCAGGGCGTTTGGATGGGCATGAAGGGTAAGCATCCTGCGGACGAGATTGCCGCGCTGCCATCCAGTGTGGAGGTGTTTCACGTGGAACAACTGGAAGTTCCGGGTTTGGGTGCAGAGCGTTGCATTGTGTGGATGCGTCGCCCAGGGTAG
- a CDS encoding LysE family transporter, with the protein MLGITDYATFVVTVLVFLLIPGPGNLALITSTSKGGVRGGLAATLGVILGDQVLMWSAVAGVAALLAAYPNAFSAVQWLGAGYLAWLGAKMLLAKPGTTPVLNIKPHHYLKQALMITLLNPKAILFYMAFFPLFVDPVRQQGLITYAFMAATIAMLTFLYGVTSTLLTHFLAEKVRANPVISRVLEKVAGLFLIGFGIKLAVSR; encoded by the coding sequence ATGCTCGGTATCACCGACTACGCTACTTTCGTCGTCACCGTACTTGTCTTTCTGCTGATCCCAGGTCCAGGTAATCTGGCGCTAATCACCTCGACCAGCAAGGGCGGTGTGCGGGGTGGTTTGGCGGCTACCTTGGGGGTGATCCTGGGTGACCAGGTGTTGATGTGGTCGGCGGTGGCCGGTGTGGCCGCGTTGCTGGCAGCTTACCCAAATGCTTTTAGTGCGGTGCAATGGCTGGGTGCTGGCTACCTGGCTTGGCTAGGCGCCAAGATGCTGCTGGCCAAACCTGGTACGACACCTGTTTTGAACATCAAGCCACATCACTACCTGAAGCAGGCGCTGATGATCACCTTGCTCAATCCCAAAGCGATTCTGTTCTACATGGCTTTTTTCCCGCTGTTTGTTGACCCGGTGCGTCAGCAAGGTCTGATCACCTATGCCTTCATGGCTGCCACCATTGCCATGTTGACCTTTCTGTACGGTGTCACATCCACTTTGTTAACCCATTTTTTGGCCGAAAAAGTTCGTGCCAATCCAGTGATTTCACGGGTGCTGGAAAAAGTTGCGGGTCTGTTTTTGATTGGTTTTGGTATCAAGTTGGCAGTGTCCCGCTAG
- a CDS encoding ParA family protein yields MAKIFCVANQKGGVGKTTTTVNLAAGLAKVGQRVLMVDLDPQGNATMGSGVDKRKLELSVYDVLLETATVAQARVQSAKLVDAGCGYDILGANRELAGAEVEMVELERREKRLKTALVQVDAEYDFVLIDCPPSLSMLTLNGLCCAHGVIVPMQCEYFALEGLADLVNTIKQVHANLNKDLSIIGLLRVMFDPRITLQQQVSEQLKERFGDKVFNTVIPRNVRLAEAPSYGVPGVVFDASSKGAQAFLAFAQEMVARI; encoded by the coding sequence ATGGCCAAAATATTTTGTGTTGCCAATCAAAAAGGTGGTGTTGGCAAAACCACGACCACAGTCAATCTGGCTGCTGGTTTGGCCAAGGTGGGGCAACGGGTGTTGATGGTTGACCTGGACCCGCAGGGTAATGCCACCATGGGCTCAGGTGTGGATAAACGCAAGTTGGAACTCAGTGTGTATGACGTGCTGCTGGAGACCGCCACCGTGGCGCAGGCCAGGGTGCAAAGTGCCAAACTGGTGGATGCCGGGTGTGGTTATGACATTTTGGGAGCCAACCGCGAATTGGCGGGCGCCGAAGTGGAGATGGTGGAGCTTGAGCGCCGGGAAAAACGCCTGAAAACCGCATTGGTACAGGTAGATGCTGAATACGACTTCGTGTTGATTGATTGCCCACCCAGCCTGTCCATGCTTACCCTCAACGGCCTGTGCTGTGCCCATGGCGTGATCGTGCCCATGCAGTGTGAATACTTTGCGCTCGAAGGCTTGGCTGATCTGGTCAACACCATCAAGCAGGTACATGCCAACCTGAACAAAGACCTCTCCATCATCGGTCTGCTGCGCGTCATGTTTGACCCGCGTATCACCTTGCAGCAACAAGTCAGTGAGCAGCTCAAGGAGCGCTTTGGTGACAAGGTTTTCAACACCGTGATTCCGCGCAACGTGCGCTTGGCCGAAGCGCCCAGCTACGGTGTTCCGGGGGTGGTGTTTGATGCCTCATCCAAAGGGGCACAGGCTTTTCTGGCTTTTGCCCAGGAAATGGTTGCCCGTATTTAA
- a CDS encoding RBBP9/YdeN family alpha/beta hydrolase — protein MNPPQILILPGWQNSGPQHWQSLWQEQLGYQRVEQHDWLRPLRGDWIARLEDVVLSTPTPVVLVAHSLGCQLVAAWAAHSQNTQRVQAALLVAPGDVERAELRPLLTSWSPVVRQRLPFASTLVASHNDPYCSFERAQGFAQAWGADLVDAGELGHINVDSGLGDWPQGQALLDALLNPLIHR, from the coding sequence ATGAACCCACCCCAAATTCTCATCTTGCCAGGTTGGCAAAACTCTGGCCCCCAGCACTGGCAAAGCCTTTGGCAGGAACAGTTGGGCTACCAGCGGGTGGAGCAGCATGACTGGCTGCGTCCGTTGCGCGGCGACTGGATTGCCCGCCTGGAAGACGTGGTGCTGTCCACCCCAACGCCGGTGGTGCTGGTGGCGCACAGCCTGGGTTGCCAGCTGGTCGCCGCCTGGGCCGCACACTCCCAAAATACCCAGCGTGTACAGGCGGCCTTGCTGGTGGCTCCTGGTGATGTGGAGCGTGCTGAATTACGCCCCTTGCTGACCAGTTGGTCACCCGTGGTCCGGCAGCGCCTGCCCTTTGCCAGCACGCTGGTGGCCAGCCACAACGACCCCTATTGCAGTTTTGAGCGTGCCCAGGGCTTTGCCCAGGCGTGGGGAGCCGATCTGGTGGATGCGGGTGAGCTGGGCCACATCAACGTAGATTCAGGCCTGGGTGATTGGCCCCAGGGGCAGGCGCTGCTTGATGCGCTGCTCAATCCGCTTATTCATCGTTAA
- a CDS encoding ParB/RepB/Spo0J family partition protein, with product MVTKKLKGLGRGLEALLGPTVDESLGEQGASAMAANSGVPSELLLTDMVAGQYQPRTRMDEGALYELAESIKVQGIMQPILVRRLSDADAELKRSQQSPDFAGGTSGGGAVRPVYEIIAGERRFRAAKLAGLDSVPVLVRDVPNEAAAAMALIENIQREDLNPLEEAQGVQRLIKEFGLTHETAAQAVGRSRSATSNLLRLLNLAEPVQTMLMAGDVDMGHARALLSLDRATQITAANQITAKKMSVREAESLVKKLGAEFSLVASKPKQDKSRDLKRVEEELSDLLMAQVEVRVKKRVKRAGRMDEMGELSIQFGSLDELNGLIEKLRATCSA from the coding sequence ATGGTCACCAAAAAACTCAAAGGACTGGGCCGCGGGCTGGAGGCGCTGCTGGGCCCGACAGTGGATGAATCCTTGGGCGAACAAGGTGCGAGCGCGATGGCTGCCAACAGCGGCGTGCCGTCTGAATTGCTGCTCACCGACATGGTGGCTGGCCAATACCAGCCCCGCACACGTATGGACGAGGGTGCACTTTACGAGCTGGCCGAGTCGATCAAAGTGCAGGGCATCATGCAGCCGATTCTGGTGCGCCGCTTGAGTGATGCCGATGCCGAACTCAAACGCAGTCAACAGTCGCCTGATTTTGCCGGGGGCACCAGTGGTGGTGGCGCAGTGCGCCCGGTCTACGAAATCATTGCCGGCGAGCGGCGCTTTCGGGCCGCCAAATTGGCCGGGCTGGACAGTGTGCCGGTGCTGGTGCGCGACGTGCCCAACGAGGCCGCTGCGGCCATGGCACTCATCGAAAACATCCAGCGCGAAGACCTCAATCCGCTGGAGGAAGCACAAGGTGTGCAGCGCCTGATCAAGGAATTTGGCCTGACCCATGAGACCGCGGCACAAGCCGTTGGGCGCTCACGCAGTGCCACCAGCAACTTGTTGCGGCTGCTTAATCTGGCTGAGCCGGTGCAAACCATGCTGATGGCCGGGGATGTGGACATGGGCCATGCGCGTGCCTTGCTGAGTCTGGATCGCGCCACACAAATTACAGCAGCCAATCAAATCACGGCCAAAAAAATGTCGGTGCGCGAGGCGGAAAGTCTGGTGAAAAAGCTGGGGGCCGAATTCTCGTTGGTGGCCAGCAAACCGAAACAGGACAAGTCGCGCGACCTCAAGCGTGTGGAAGAAGAACTCTCTGACCTGTTGATGGCCCAGGTCGAAGTGCGCGTCAAAAAGCGCGTCAAACGCGCCGGGCGTATGGATGAAATGGGTGAACTCAGCATCCAGTTTGGTTCGCTGGATGAACTCAATGGCCTGATTGAGAAATTGCGCGCAACGTGTTCTGCCTGA
- a CDS encoding class I SAM-dependent methyltransferase, translating to MLTILTKPWARFLRLTWPLPAVFVWGAGWALFGGLLRWGLSFEWALGLASTLGMVASLLGSTWWRRLMMALGFPLSLLFTQAATLPAWVWLLPLLVLLLIYPLNAWRDAPLFPTPLAALKGLETLVLFAPGALILDAGCGLGDGLKALRGVYPQAHLQGLEWSWPLRAACALRCPWAQVRQGDIWQADWSGYDMVYLFQRPESMPRALAKAHAELKPGAWLVSLEFEATGFKPFAVLRTLADKPVWVYRMPSADPQL from the coding sequence GTGCTGACGATCCTCACAAAACCCTGGGCCAGATTTTTGCGCCTGACTTGGCCATTGCCTGCGGTCTTCGTCTGGGGTGCTGGCTGGGCACTGTTTGGGGGGCTTCTGCGCTGGGGACTGTCGTTTGAGTGGGCGCTGGGTCTGGCCAGCACGCTGGGCATGGTGGCCAGTCTGTTGGGCTCTACCTGGTGGCGCCGACTGATGATGGCGTTGGGTTTCCCGCTGTCTTTGCTGTTCACCCAGGCTGCGACCTTGCCCGCCTGGGTGTGGTTGCTGCCGTTGTTGGTGCTGTTGTTGATTTACCCGCTGAATGCCTGGCGCGATGCGCCTTTGTTTCCAACGCCACTTGCTGCGCTCAAAGGTCTTGAAACCCTTGTGCTGTTTGCGCCAGGTGCTCTGATTTTGGATGCGGGATGTGGTCTGGGTGATGGTTTGAAAGCCTTGCGTGGTGTCTACCCCCAGGCGCATTTGCAGGGCTTGGAGTGGAGCTGGCCACTGCGTGCAGCATGTGCCTTGCGCTGCCCGTGGGCACAGGTGCGTCAAGGTGATATTTGGCAAGCCGATTGGTCTGGTTACGACATGGTTTACCTGTTTCAGCGGCCTGAGAGTATGCCGCGTGCGCTGGCCAAGGCCCATGCTGAATTAAAACCTGGTGCATGGCTGGTGAGTCTGGAATTTGAAGCCACCGGATTCAAACCTTTTGCCGTGTTACGAACTCTGGCAGACAAACCGGTGTGGGTGTACCGGATGCCGTCGGCCGATCCACAGCTCTAA
- a CDS encoding DUF6502 family protein, translating into MLSSDSTSASPSPALARALRAALRPLIKVMLAQGVTLPYLTELIKSLMVDVAQTDFPLENKAPTDSRISLMTGVHRKDVSRLRDQLQSNTDHTPRAVSLGAQLVAVWVGSSPYLDPQGEPLPLPRFVSEGGELSFEALVASVNSDIRSRVVLDEWLRLGVVHFDEAHRVCLNTQAFVPSEGFEEKAFYFGHNLHDHAAAAAHNLLGGVPMMERSVQYDALSPASIALLAKQSQDMGMKALLAVNKTALAAEQRDASSDAPRQRMTFGVYFYTEPMPKASAPATASEDLKNTASS; encoded by the coding sequence ATGCTAAGTTCTGACTCCACTTCTGCCAGCCCCTCGCCAGCGCTTGCGCGCGCCTTGCGGGCCGCGTTGCGCCCACTGATCAAGGTGATGTTGGCCCAGGGGGTGACCTTGCCCTACCTGACCGAGTTGATCAAAAGTTTGATGGTGGACGTGGCCCAGACCGATTTCCCTCTGGAGAACAAAGCCCCGACGGACAGCCGTATCAGTTTGATGACCGGTGTACACCGCAAAGATGTCAGCCGTTTGCGGGATCAGCTTCAATCCAATACCGATCACACGCCAAGAGCAGTATCCCTGGGGGCGCAGTTGGTGGCGGTTTGGGTTGGTTCGTCTCCATACCTGGACCCTCAAGGCGAACCCCTGCCATTGCCGCGTTTTGTCAGTGAAGGCGGTGAGTTGTCCTTTGAGGCGCTGGTAGCCAGCGTCAACAGTGATATCCGGTCACGCGTGGTGCTGGATGAATGGCTTCGCCTGGGTGTGGTGCATTTTGACGAAGCCCACCGGGTGTGCCTGAACACCCAAGCCTTTGTACCCAGTGAGGGTTTTGAAGAAAAAGCCTTCTACTTTGGCCATAACCTGCACGACCATGCCGCTGCCGCCGCACACAACCTATTGGGTGGCGTGCCGATGATGGAGCGCAGTGTGCAGTACGACGCGCTCAGTCCGGCATCCATCGCACTCCTGGCGAAACAGTCTCAAGACATGGGCATGAAGGCCTTGTTGGCGGTCAACAAAACGGCGCTGGCTGCCGAGCAGCGGGATGCATCCTCCGATGCGCCGCGCCAACGCATGACCTTTGGCGTGTATTTCTATACCGAACCCATGCCCAAAGCATCCGCACCAGCGACAGCTTCAGAAGACCTTAAGAACACCGCGTCATCATGA
- a CDS encoding DUF5666 domain-containing protein, which translates to MSAMIRTVVSGNGVRAVARVLAGVAALCVSTSLVWAGNVCDTQASLVNPQARSVQAPGIGGTGMLAARPGIGGTGMLAVRPGIGGTGIDKGGMGGTGIVGVITGFASICVGGVEVHYNNDTPMSENGQPSQASDLAVGQVVVVNAAGVGDEVQARQVALLHVAIGPLQSVNPKTGEFKLLGQRVQASTPAQLAGLQAQQWVRVSGQRNAEGEIMASHVEVVAPQPQAQLLGMLSQNSQQFAVAGTPVAIQSSQMAHATRDTEVMAQGLWTGEHLVVTRLTRDPTRAVLGRSERVVLEGYVRRLDDKTMDIDHRVLSLSPQTQVTLAAQPDGSGTLGLNQRVRITGRMDADQRIFVERIESTGKNHRSTSQTLSEQTKRTEAGLATETKSESRDTEAGSSEKSSESSTKTSEASGSHEEAASSSKSSEVSTQTEKTSSAISPSRTSRTNSSGQSGESAGTGRSSGSGESKNSGRSNSSGESRGSGSTGNSGKSGGGESKGK; encoded by the coding sequence ATGAGCGCCATGATCCGTACTGTTGTCTCAGGTAATGGTGTTCGCGCGGTGGCGCGTGTCCTGGCTGGCGTGGCCGCGCTGTGTGTGTCCACATCGCTTGTTTGGGCGGGTAATGTGTGTGATACCCAAGCCTCTTTGGTCAACCCGCAAGCGCGCAGCGTACAGGCCCCCGGCATTGGTGGCACCGGTATGCTGGCGGCCCGTCCTGGTATTGGCGGCACCGGCATGTTGGCCGTGCGCCCCGGCATTGGAGGAACAGGTATTGACAAAGGTGGCATGGGGGGCACCGGCATTGTGGGGGTGATCACCGGTTTTGCCAGCATCTGTGTCGGTGGTGTTGAGGTGCACTACAACAACGACACCCCCATGTCCGAGAACGGTCAGCCTAGCCAGGCCAGCGATTTGGCGGTCGGGCAAGTTGTGGTGGTGAATGCTGCCGGTGTGGGTGATGAGGTACAGGCGCGCCAGGTGGCTTTGTTGCATGTGGCCATTGGCCCGCTGCAAAGCGTGAATCCGAAAACCGGTGAATTCAAGCTCCTGGGCCAGCGGGTTCAGGCCAGCACACCGGCCCAATTGGCAGGTTTGCAAGCCCAGCAGTGGGTGCGGGTCAGCGGTCAGCGCAATGCCGAAGGGGAGATCATGGCCAGCCATGTGGAGGTAGTTGCACCCCAGCCTCAGGCTCAATTGCTGGGCATGCTGTCGCAAAACAGCCAGCAATTCGCCGTGGCGGGCACGCCGGTGGCGATTCAGTCCAGCCAAATGGCCCACGCCACCAGGGATACGGAAGTCATGGCTCAAGGCTTGTGGACGGGCGAACACCTGGTGGTGACCCGTCTGACCCGCGATCCGACCCGTGCCGTTTTGGGGCGCTCGGAACGCGTGGTGCTGGAGGGCTACGTGCGCCGACTGGATGACAAAACCATGGACATCGACCATCGGGTGTTGTCCTTGTCCCCGCAAACCCAAGTCACCTTGGCCGCCCAGCCAGATGGCAGCGGCACCCTGGGGTTGAACCAGCGAGTACGCATCACCGGGCGCATGGATGCCGATCAACGCATTTTTGTCGAGCGTATCGAATCCACCGGCAAAAACCATCGCAGTACATCCCAAACCCTGAGCGAGCAAACCAAGCGTACCGAAGCGGGTCTGGCCACGGAGACAAAGTCCGAATCCAGAGATACAGAAGCGGGCAGCTCTGAGAAATCTTCGGAAAGCAGCACCAAAACAAGCGAGGCTTCCGGTAGCCATGAGGAAGCGGCAAGTAGCAGCAAGTCTTCAGAGGTCTCCACCCAGACAGAAAAAACCAGCAGCGCTATCAGCCCATCCCGTACCAGCCGCACCAACAGCTCAGGTCAGTCAGGGGAATCCGCGGGTACCGGGCGTTCAAGTGGCTCGGGAGAGTCCAAAAACTCAGGCCGGTCAAACAGCTCGGGTGAGTCCAGAGGGTCAGGCAGTACCGGAAACTCCGGTAAATCCGGTGGTGGGGAATCCAAGGGAAAATAG
- a CDS encoding DUF4337 domain-containing protein — MSGHGFHVHGPHDHELEHAQQGGHGAGHGEHGGMINQIALFTAIIATVGALFGYMGGATQANAGLYKNNAAIKKTEASNQWNYFQSKSTKQSLAELARDLAPEDKKAFYQGKIDRYEKEKNDIKLVADKLEAEATAWDEQSDAQMHQHHRWAQSTTVLQVSIALAAIALLTKKKWLEVAMFVAGGAGLLVGVLAALHI, encoded by the coding sequence ATGTCAGGACACGGATTTCACGTACACGGCCCACATGATCATGAACTGGAACATGCCCAGCAAGGTGGCCATGGCGCAGGCCATGGTGAGCACGGCGGCATGATCAACCAGATTGCGCTGTTCACGGCCATCATTGCCACGGTGGGTGCTTTATTTGGCTACATGGGCGGTGCCACGCAAGCCAATGCCGGGCTGTACAAGAACAACGCGGCCATCAAGAAAACCGAAGCCTCCAACCAGTGGAACTACTTCCAGTCCAAAAGCACCAAGCAGTCATTGGCTGAATTGGCCCGTGACCTGGCACCAGAGGATAAAAAGGCGTTCTATCAAGGCAAGATCGACCGGTATGAGAAGGAAAAGAACGACATCAAGCTCGTCGCCGACAAGCTGGAAGCCGAAGCCACGGCGTGGGATGAGCAAAGTGATGCCCAAATGCACCAACACCACCGCTGGGCGCAATCCACCACCGTGCTGCAAGTGTCGATTGCCCTGGCCGCCATTGCCTTGCTGACCAAAAAGAAATGGCTGGAAGTCGCCATGTTTGTCGCCGGGGGCGCTGGTTTGCTGGTGGGGGTGTTGGCTGCGCTACATATTTAG
- a CDS encoding ATP-binding protein — protein MNFQKNNGDVELTLPKNVGVANVAALFAILNQVRTASGNIALNCGNVCFVDPLGITALAAAIQDALSQGRRVAMPWLAPSTTSYLERMNFFVDMDIDAVDVPKNRIRTDQRGNLLEITHIVDSGKSEAVADQLAAAIVTMIIGRGQRPVNFHVPDTEYDQYYRPLRYALSELIENSLTHARREGAFNSSVWVAAQYYNDAQTGGRVQVAVVDNGCGFLATLQNHPELPEKTHGAAIRTALKPKVSCNRDIGFFGESVNEGVGLTTTVQISKATGGSVHIVSGNALFIEGGGAAVKRSEQVRQWPGKWDGVAISATFVCQKLPFVNIPDLLPPVEVTKQAKTPIALRFDD, from the coding sequence ATGAATTTTCAGAAAAACAATGGTGATGTTGAGTTGACTCTGCCCAAAAACGTGGGGGTTGCCAATGTTGCTGCGCTGTTTGCGATTCTTAATCAGGTGCGGACAGCTTCTGGCAACATTGCACTCAATTGCGGCAATGTGTGTTTTGTCGATCCTTTGGGTATTACTGCGCTTGCCGCAGCAATTCAAGACGCACTATCTCAAGGTCGACGGGTTGCCATGCCATGGTTAGCACCATCGACGACGAGCTATTTGGAGCGTATGAATTTCTTTGTAGATATGGACATCGATGCAGTCGATGTACCCAAAAACCGCATTCGCACTGATCAACGCGGCAATCTGCTGGAGATCACGCACATTGTGGATTCGGGAAAATCTGAGGCCGTGGCAGATCAACTCGCTGCTGCAATCGTGACCATGATCATTGGCCGTGGTCAACGACCGGTTAACTTTCATGTGCCAGACACCGAGTACGACCAATATTACCGTCCATTGCGCTACGCGCTGTCAGAGCTGATTGAGAACTCATTGACGCATGCCCGTCGGGAGGGCGCGTTCAATTCTTCTGTATGGGTTGCTGCACAGTATTACAACGATGCCCAAACCGGTGGACGTGTTCAAGTTGCAGTTGTTGACAATGGTTGCGGCTTTTTGGCCACGTTGCAGAACCATCCCGAGTTACCTGAAAAGACGCACGGTGCGGCGATTCGCACAGCGTTGAAACCCAAGGTGAGTTGCAACCGAGACATAGGATTTTTTGGGGAAAGTGTGAATGAGGGCGTTGGACTGACAACCACGGTTCAAATTTCTAAGGCCACAGGTGGGAGTGTTCACATTGTCAGTGGTAACGCTTTGTTCATCGAGGGCGGCGGCGCAGCCGTTAAACGTAGCGAGCAAGTACGACAGTGGCCCGGAAAATGGGATGGAGTTGCTATTTCGGCCACCTTTGTTTGCCAAAAACTACCGTTCGTCAATATTCCTGACTTACTCCCTCCAGTGGAGGTGACCAAACAGGCCAAAACCCCAATTGCGCTGCGCTTCGATGACTGA